One Gossypium arboreum isolate Shixiya-1 chromosome 13, ASM2569848v2, whole genome shotgun sequence genomic window, TATTTTCTGAAATGCTTTAGAATGGTTTAAAACTAAAACTTCCAAcagcaaaattgacttttagcggcgttttttaaggtctttagcggcacttttaactatttgcggcgtttttacaagcgccgcaaaaaacgcctCTGTAGACGGCGCCACTAAAGTTTGtggcgtttatttaaaaaaacgccgctaaaggtcaagacctttagcggcgcttttcccacaaacgccgctataggtcatgacctttagcgacgcttttcccacaaacgccgctaaaggtaatgaaatttaaaaaaataaaatattataaaagtcatgaaaatataaaaaattaaaattcattatcaaaatattgagaagaataatatccatgatataaatataaaaattttctattaaaattttaactaaaaatattaaaataaaataaaaatttagaatcaaaactaaaataaataataaaaattagattaaatataaagatatcaacgaaataaggacttaaatcataaccatgtaaaatataagatATTATCATCAAGATTTACATCCTCATCTTGCTCAAATTTTGGTGGCTTGTACCCTTTCTTGAACCATTCATCTTGTAGAATTTCAGGAATAGTTATACGCTGCCAAAAAAAAACATGCAGAATTTCAACCAAAATGCACGCGCTAAAGCTTATACTGTGATCAAAGATTGCATGTAATCACAAATTTTCATAGGATGAATTGAATTTGAAATTTACGTAAGAGGGTTTGGATCAAGAATACGCTTAATCAAATTCCTAGGACCAGATGAAAACCATGATGGGCAGCTGAAAGAAGCCTCCTAGATCTGAAATTTATCAAGGTACAAACAATTTTAATGAAGTTCTCATCTAAAAAGACTGGCCAAATCTGTAGGGTACTTACTTTCTTGAAATCACCTCAAGCAGATAAAACTTTCTTGAATATTTAGTGCAGAAAGCTAAGAATTCAGGAGGATTGTCTCAACTATCACCACAGTCCATTACTTACTATGAAGGTTGTTTCTATGAAGATGATAAAAGTACAAACCGTTGTTCTTAAGTGTGCAGTAAAACAGAAAAATTACGTTTCTCCACTATTATAGATAATAGTTATCTTAGAAACAAGAAAGCTGGCaatttagaatattttaattcCAGTAACTAATATTTTGGAAACTCAGTCTGTTGAAACAGAAGCATAAACACTTAGAAAGTGATGTAAATGCTGCCAACTTACACATGCTAAAGGATTAAGACAGAGCATAGACATTAATAGCCACCTCTTATGCTTTGACCATACTGCGGGACAACTTCCCAAAAACAAATCAGAAATGAAAAAAGTGGTGTATGCCACACATTGCAGCAGTTTCCTAAAGAGCCAAATGTTATTCTTCATGAATCAGTATCAGTTCAACACTCAGAATCACAAGAAATTATGAAGTACCATAAATTTTTAATCATAAGCTAACAACCGGCAACATTgcatcaaaattaattattatcATATGGTTTAATTTCACATCCTAGTAACAATTCAACATTCCAGAATTCTGAATAGCATTGGTTCCTAAAGGTGATTTACTACTCAAGCAATTAAAATTAGCAGAGTTATAGTGACATTTTCAAAAGACAAAAGCCCTTGAAAGTTATCAGAAAAGTAATCGTATGATTTATTCTAAGTTCTTAACATCCCAGCAATAGTTCAACATTCCACAATTAACAATACTATTGGTTCCCAGAGGTGATTGACTACTCATACTACTGGAATTTGCATACTATCAGTCAAATATTCAAAAGAAAGGCCTTAAAAGTTACCTGGAAATGTAAGCTATTGAGGCAAAGTGCAATCTGTCTGAAAAGCGGAACCATACATCGTTGGAACTCCACAGACTGTGTTGCTTCAAGTACTTCCTCAAGTTCCCCGAGGAAGAGAACTTCCTTCTGACAATTAGTCAAAGGCCAATACTTCAACAACCCTCTAATAACCGTATCAGCTAACTTATAATCCTTCTCAACAAACTGTATAATACAATAATCCTTCTCAACAAACCGTATCAGCTAGTAAATTGACATaacattatatataatttatttatcatataagatttttgaaattatataatttagtttaaggaatttaatgtcagaactaaatttcattttttaaagGAAAAATCGATTAAAATAGCCAAATTAGAGTATAAATACTAAATCAGTAACATAAACACAGTGCAATGACAAACAGCAGAATTTGACATATATATAAtactttaaaaagttataaacacaattttaaaaatcatttatatGTAACTCAACAGAAATTATAAACAAGAATGGGCTCTTACAGTTCATTTGTCAACTTAAGAACACTTGATTATAATATGGTAGGAGAggtttgaatataaaaaaaaagcatTCAAAGTATGACTAGACctccaattgatcaaacaaaagaATACATAAATAAGACATCATCAAGGCAAGATTTAGACCGAAAGGCCAGCTTTGAACAACTCTCATAGCTTACCGTCAGATCTTGAACTGCTTGTTCCCTTGTAATTTCCTTTTGCTGGCGAGAACGTTTGAGAAAGCCAATGCATAACTCAACTCAAAATCACAGTTCTGAAGCCTTTGCTCAATTCCACCCCAAACTATATTTTATCAAGACATGAAAGTGAATGATAAACCTCAAACACCTCACTCTTTAATTACGTACAAAAGATTGGCAAAAATGCTTTAAATAAAAATGGTATTTCCCTACATAAATACAAAGTCCTATTGCCTTTGTACAATTCTCAGGGCTTTAACAATGTCATCTCTCAAATCAAATGGTTAATATTCTACATATCTCTTCAACAAAAAACAACAGAGTGGTAAAAACTAAAACTAACCCCAaaaggtaaaaataaaaaaaaaagggaaaaaatgatACAAGAACATCAGAAAATGCACATCAGCAGCGTAAATCCCTATTACATCACATTcagtcttttttttctttttctcttcagaAATCAGAGAACTTAAAGCAATTTCAAGCCATAAATATCATCATACACAACATCGGTTTCGGCTTTGGTTTCATTCGAGTGCTAATtaactaaaacataaaatgggagaagtaaaaataaaaataaataaataaaaagcatgAGTTTCACTTCTACATGAATGCTGCTGGCAAAAGGAAAAACACCCATCCTACTGTCTCTCTCGAATTTTAGAATGCTGTGATCATTCTATTAACATTAAAACATGCAATTTTTATTTGGATATATACAAACTTATATATTGTCAATAATTCAAATGCAAATCCTCGTTATTTTTTATCAAGTTAAGACTTTTTTTTTGGTAATACAATAAAAAACTAAGACAAAACAATATTAGAATTATTCTGATCTTTCATCAGCAAACTCAACATTAAAATTGAGACTGTTTCAAATATTCGCATATTAATGATACTAGCAACCGAAATTTGtgatttatttaatacataagaAAGACATTATTAATTTAAACATAAACCTCATGATTCCACACACTAACGAAAACTAAAAATATGCTCGAAAATCAGATGTACCTTTGATTTATCTCTAAGAGACCATATAAAAGGAACCTGGCTAGCCTCTACTGCTTCTGCTAGTGCAACAAGTTCATTTGGAGGTGGGGTCACAACTGATCCAAAGCTGATATACACCACGGTTGCAGGTTTTTGCTTGTCGAGCCATGTCAGGCAACCATATGGATCTGAAGCGGATGGTGGTTGTGTTGCAAGGATGAACGGTCCAACATTTAGGTATTGCTTGAACTTGGATTTCAAATCAGTTGTCCTATCAGGGTCTAGTTCTTCACAAGAGTTTAATCAGGAAGACTGCAGTTGCCTCTGGTAGAACTTGGCCCATTCGATGCAGCATGCGCGAGAAGAATGATTCCAAGTTTCCAAAGACAATTCCTTCAGGCAAGTCACGGATTAACAAATGTATGCAAGCAAACAGCAAAAACCACACATATAAGCAAATCTGCAACTAAATCTCAGAAAAGATAAGTTGGGAATCTTACAGTCATAATATGCAATCAACAAAACAACATTGTACGTAATGTTTATGTGTACTTCacgaaaagggaaaagaaaaagaagaaaaaaatcatAAGAAGAGAATCGCTTCAGATCTACTAGAAACCGTTCATAACCAGAAGAAAATACAATAAGTCAAACAAAACAACATCAATGTAATAGATCAGACAGATTTAAAAACCTTAATTTTaaagatatgaaatgtttgaaaagaaaacaaagcaaaaaaaaaaaaaagaaaagaaaaggggggAAGGAGAGAGAACGTACAGATTCAGAGAAGAAGGCCATCAAGCGTCGGAAAAAAAAGCAAAAGCCATTACAACGAACTCAAGATCCGACGGCAGAGATTGCTGCCTCTCGTCGTCCTCAgacatttggtgttgttggaaatGGGAAATTTGGGGGCAAATTTTCAGAGTAAAAGGAAAAAGAATTAAGTACAAACTTTTACTTTGGGGATTTAGGGCACGCGACAGAGATGGGAAGAAGAGGGAATAATAGGCGGGTAATAAAAAATTATTGGTCTTTTACGGCGTTTTCATAAAAAAAACGCCACTATAACTtaatcttttgcggcgtttttagcaccatttttgttcaattttaatttttttttatttttaacattttttattttttctttcaaaatttttgtgttgagtttatcatttttttaaattttgaatattgaattttttaattgaaatatggattaaaatattaaatattaaatttttaagtttttattttaaattttaaattttaatttttaatttttaatttttaattttttaaattttattttttaatatttttataattttaaatttacatataaaacacaaaaggaaactttaatagaaataaaatggaatcgatgaattaaaaaaaatacaaaatgacaAAGCAATACAAGTATTATTCTTTTAAgtataaatacatcaatatattttatattgaataaatataaatatttatatatgcaATATAATTGTgctaataatttacaagaactggatcaaattaaagttcatgcatgtatacaattgcacactaaactaTTGTTCACGtatgcttttgggatttaacccattttgatatatatttttaaaaataataatttatatttatcttattaagatttatattataaaaaatccaATGTATACAAGTTAAGTAGTTCACCATATTTACCCctaaacactaaaaattaaaccctaaatcttaaaccataaaccctaaatcctagaccatgaacatatatatacttaatatccatatgaaatttattttttagattttagggTTTACAGTTTAAGAGTTTATGATTTATggtttatagtttagggtttatagtTCACGATCTATAGTTTATGGGTTTAGAGGTTAGTTTTAAGGCTtggggtttaagggttggggtttaggGGTTGGAGTTTTAAGGGTTTATGATTTGAGATTTAGGGTTTGGTGTTTAAAGAGTTATTGATTAGTGTTTATAGCAGCGTTTATAACCTAGCGCCACTAAAAATGCACCTATTGCagtgtttagggttttaggggttatagtttagtgtttagggcttgttagggtttaggggtttaccattttaggggttatagattagtgttttaTGTTTTTTGGGGGGTTTAAGATTTTAGGAGttacatgacttttagcggcgtttcaccaaaagcgccactaatgctctggtctttagcggcgtttcaccaaaagcgccactaatgctctgtttttagcggcgttttaacaaaaaacgccactattgctcagtttttagcggcgttttgacAACAATGCCGCTATTGCtttgtgttttacaatttttgcggcgttttttgataaaacaccgctaaagccctattttcctgtagtgtatTTTGAGTCGAGCGGTAAACTTCAGTGTTGTCTCTTTATTAATGGAGAAAATAAGCTGCTATAACATCCCTAGTAGGTCGAGTTGAGAACTGTGTTAAATCGAGGTAAATATGTTAGAATTTGAgcagttataaaataaaaattatcaatgttatatatatatatataaccgtcAACCTAAATGTCCTAAAAGGATTTGAGTCTCCGACCCTTGACCTGAGTAGACTTGACTTGAAATAGGTGTGTTCGCCAAAATAGGTCTCAAAAAAAGTTCACGGGCGCACCTCACAAGATGGGGTCACGAACTGTATTCATAGAAAGGGTTGCGAACCCTGCAAATAATCTAAACTCGTGACCAACTGGTACGAAGCTCGTTGTGTTAGAACACCTTCTTGACATAATATATGGGAAATTGAAGTACATCTTCTAACTTGACTAGaatttatcataaaataataatgaagGAATACAGTataagaaaaatataatataaatattaaatatgattatggtataataaaatatacaattttttataaatatacaatttattgCATCTTAAATAAAATCTAATTGAATAACtatattaacatataattaataGTACCAAATACAAAGTCATAAATTTTATTTAGAGAGAttgagataaaattataaaattttgtaggacctaaattaaaattttgtattaaaaCTTAATATGCTTAAATGGCATTATTATTTTGGagaaaaaaatatgaatttttatttattcatgagtttaaaaattttaatttaaagaatGTTTTTTCATTTAACAAAGAAAGTCAAGACCCTGACTTCACCTATTTTCAACATGTTAGACAAACACATTACGGAGCACATAtcaaatattatttataaatttgaatCTATAGTTCAGATGTAGAGTGTACGTAGGACAGGTTAATGCCTAAAAAGGACTGCAATGAACAACCATTTTAAAAGTTTGATTAAAAGCAATTAATACATATTGCTCAAGTAATTTGACCTATCAcaatttgtttcttttttttatttatcaaaattcacaattaattttttaattataataataaaataaaatttaaacaatcaatgcgaTTAATATGATTCGAACTCAAATTACATCTAAGCGATGAATACCCTTAATTATAAAGTTAATTTTTCTTGTTACTTGAAACTAACTGACCATCAAGGGGTATTTTTTGGGTATATAATTCTCCTCTCCCTATAAATACAACAAGACATAGATAAGGCCAAATAATATGTACCAACTTAAATTAGGAGGTGGGTGGTTGATATTTAATGAacctatatttattttctttgacCAAAAGTCTGGCACTTGCCCAATTGAGGGCCACTAGAATTACATATAGAATTTGGCaaaaactaaataacatttttatattttacttgAAATCTCTCTCTTCAGAGAAAAAATTACGTTTAAACACATTTAAATCTATGTTATCTTTGTTGTTGCAATAGTAATAGTGTTGATTAATTTAAAGctcaattaaatatatatatatgcaataaattaaattaaatgatctatactattatttaaatctTTAACTAAATTTGTGTCAAGAGTACCAATCGGGCACAAACTCGATTAAGAAATTAGGGAAATTTCATTCCTTAATTAAAATAAGCTATATTATTTGAGGTTacattagtatttttattttaacaaagccaattaaaatatgtatatggTGAGATTTAAGCCATGTTAATTAAATCAGTAAAACCTCAAATTTATCGTTCAACCAAAAGTTCGTTTTGTTATTTttcatatgtttttattttaatatgcacaATTTATTACGTTCACcgattgtatatattaataatattattaattgagTTGGCATCACAAGTTAACTCAACATTAACTCAAGATTAATAATAACATCACGATAAACAATTGTATTTacatgtttaaattttgttttactcataatttagtctaattttttattttaatatcacacatatttcatatattatttttattatttattatttttaaaacaattgaATGAAAGTTAAGTTACATTCACATGCATAGCATGAGGTTTTAACACTTAATCAGGAATTGGTCCAAAGAAAATTAGGTTCTCCAAGTTGTTTATATTTTGTTAATTCAATGTATTCAAAATTAGAAAAGTTCAAGCTAGAATTTAACAAAAATGGAGGAATAATATTTCTTGAAGGACCCGAGCTGGAAAAGTTGGATTCGTCAccccaaaatatattttattattctaaaaactaaaaaattttaatggaatatatatatatatttacaagtcATTATCACTTAGGCCAGAAGCCTGGAGAAAATTCtctttgaaaatgaaaatggaaaattttaattCAGCCCAAAAAATCAATAAACAAGACTTTGGAAGAAATGAactttgaatttaattaaaaaccaaaCAACTTACCAGAAAATTCATTTATTACAACTTTTTTTAACTATAAAAGTGCTTTGCTTTTTTCTAACTTAAACAAAGGTAGCTTTTGAAGATTCAGAGAAAAGAACTCACGCATTAAATCCAGAAAACATGGGAGAAATCATGTCTGAAGAACTAATTGCTGAGTTCCAAGAAGCCTTCTGTCTCTTTGACAAAGATGGGGATGGTAATTTTTCTTCTCATATGTTGTTTTTATGTTTAATTCTTCTCTATCTTCCTTATGATCATTATTGTTGGTTTTGTAGGGTGTATAACCATGGAAGAACTAGCCATTGCAATCAAGTCATTGGATCAAAATCCAACACAAGAAGAGCTGCAAAACATGATCAATGAAGTTGATAGTAATGGTAATGGAACTATTGAATTTGGGGAAttcttgaatctcatggcatcaaAAATGAAGGTAATCTATAACTATATTCAAGGTTACAAGCTCTATATAATTGGTATGTAGTCTATCATTACAAGAGGGGCGTCGGAAAAAGATGTATTTCCGATCACTATTTTTCCCAACAAAaaaattattcttattattattagcaAGAAAAAAGAGTGATTAGTATGTGAAATCTAACAGGAAGCAGAAGCAGAAGATGAACTGAAAGAAGCTTTCAGGGTATTTGACAAAGATCAAGACGGCTACATATCACCTTATGAGGTttgattaattattaaatatttcgaTCTTAAACACGAATACGATATTGTCACGTTATGATTATAGCATTATTTTCATGTTAAATTTTTAACTGTCTGTGTTTTTAACTATATGTTGTCGGATTTGATAATGTAATTATGCAGCTGAGGCTAGTGATGATGAACATAGGGGAGAAACTAACAGATGAAGAGTTAGAACAGATGATTAGAGAAGCTGATTTGGATGGAGATGGTCAAGTTAATTACGAAGAATTCGTCAGAATGATGTTGGCTGCTGCTTCTTAATCCACTTTCATCCCCCCACcccaccccaaaaaaaaaaaaaaaaaactacaactATTCAAATGCATCCACAAAATTTTAGGTTTAAGCTTTAAATATTTTAGGGTGGGCTGGCTAAcaagagaatatatatatatgataatggaactcaaatttcaatcatgatgtaattttatataattatagaACAATAATAATTTATTCTCGAGTCCAATTAGCTAGTAAGATTATGTATATATACTGCTGAACTAGTTTTAATCTGATTTTTTTTAATGAAGAGTCGGTTATTTTATTGAAACTAGAATTCGAAAAATACAATTTACAAAAGCAatcaaaaactcaaaaaaaaataaaaaatagaaagtaATATAAACAAAGTCCTCACAGACAGAGACCCTAACCGGTGTTAACCATCAAGTGAAAATAACAAGAACAACGATGAGCAAGTACTTGAGGAAAAAAGTTGGGGAACACTAATTGAATAAATTCCCCAAATCAAAACATCCCACGACCCGAACTAGGGTAGGTCAAGTGTAAAAACTTTTGAGAGAAAATAAATTCCTTCCGTCTCTATTAACAGGCCAAAAACAGTCATATATGATAAGTATGGAAAATAAATCACCCAATAAATATATGCAAATCCCTAacttctaaaata contains:
- the LOC108462580 gene encoding calmodulin-like protein 11 yields the protein MGEIMSEELIAEFQEAFCLFDKDGDGCITMEELAIAIKSLDQNPTQEELQNMINEVDSNGNGTIEFGEFLNLMASKMKEAEAEDELKEAFRVFDKDQDGYISPYELRLVMMNIGEKLTDEELEQMIREADLDGDGQVNYEEFVRMMLAAAS